The sequence CAGGAGAAAACAGATCCCATTATGTCACCATCCAGTCCATGGTGAAGTATGAGCTGGAAAATGACCTGGTGGACCTCACCAAAAGAGGCAGCCACCCAGAATCCGGCTGCCGCACTCTTCTGAGGCTCCATCGGGCTCTACGCTGGCTGGAGCTGTTCCTTGAGAGTCTGAGAACCAGCAGCGAGTACAGCAAGACCTCCGTTATGTGTTCTGATGCCTATAACGAGTCTCTTGCTCAGCACCACCCCTGGCTCATCCGGAAAGCTGTCGGCGTGGCGTTCTGTGCCCTGCCGGGCCGTGACACATTCTTTGATGTGATGAATGCGGGTGATCACACGCAGGTGGTTGCTTTGTTGGGAGAGTCTTTGCCTCTCATCGCTGAAGTGTACCAGATCACAGAAGACTTATATGCGAAAAACAACCTCCTGGAGTTACCTTAGAGGGAGGACTGATATATATTTTACTCTTTACACTAATTAATACACTACATAGTCCTTGTGGCACATACTCACTTATTTACTACAAACATCGACTTGATTGAATGTCTGTCTGTTTAAAAAGCGAAGGGACATGCAATATGCagatttaatgcacattttaagcATGGTTCTGCTCATTTAAGCTATCAACTACAAGTGAGCATTAAATGCtggatgtattttaatatattttagcttAGGGAACAATATAAAGCCATTTAAAAGCACAAGATGAgcatgaaatgtatttaaattagaatttaaatttgaattgctgTATGTTTGAATATATTGGTCTTTTTTTCCTTGAGTGTTAAATCTTTTATTGGAAATCCTTTTACTTGAATTCCTGTCGGATGTGTGATGTACATCTGTAGCTTTGCTGAAACTACCAAGGGGGAAATTTAGTTGTAAGTGTATAAATGAATAATATgtaatgcaataattaaatataatgttcTGAGAAATCTATGTGTGTCATTGTTAttatcatatttaaaatgaaatgaatacttAACATTGGTTTTCATGCTTTGCCTTAGGATAATGACATTTACTTCTttcaatatttaacatttatttacagtttgaCAAACAGCACACTTCTTAGAAAGTAATAAAACATTAGTTATGCTCAGTGCATATTGCTAGTTATTATCCTCTCAATTACAACATGCCTCATCCAAAGTGACTTTTTTGGGCCTTAAATTTCTTTAAGGTGTTTAaggaaatgtaaatatataacaatAGCAAATGTCTCACATGAATGCACGAGTAACTATATGAAGTAACATTAATTCTGACCGTTATAAACTATATTATTATGTGTACCACAAACAAGAAAAATTACCCAAGAAATTATGTATTTTCGTAAGCACTGTTTAGTAGTTTGACCTACATTTTATATTCATCTAAGCTTTTTAACATTTCATTATAATGTGGCATCACTGAGACCGGACGTTGGCGCGTTTATGACGCTCATCATAGCACTTCCGCTTCAGAAGCGTTGCTAAGGAGACGCCAGCAAAACTCTCGACAGTGAAGATGCCTGCTCACTTAATCTCTTCAAAAACCACTGATAGAAGCAAAATACCGTAAGAGGTACGAAAGATTAACCATTTTACgattatttcttaaatattttatcaACATTAACTTATAAATAGAACCGTAAATTTGTAACGTATAAGCTTATTTATTTGGTAAATTAATACTGATGCAAGTCTAATGTACCTTATAATGatacaatctatctatctatctatctatctatctatctatctatctatctatctatctatctatctatctatctgagtgaacatctatctatctatctatctatctatctatctatctatctatctatctgaatttgggatttttcttaattttcagttataatcatcagaattaaaagaaataaacattttaaatatatcagtctgtgtaatgaatgaatataatacaacccgaattccggaaaagttgggacgttttttaaatttttataaaatgaaaactaaaagactttcaaatcacatgagccaatattttattcacaatagaacatagataacatagcaaatgtttaaactgagaaagtttacaattttatgcacaaaatgagctcatttcaattttgatttctgctacaggtctcaaaatagttgggacggggcatgtttaccatggtgtagcatctccttttcttttcaaaacagtttgaagacgtctgggcattgaggctatgagttgctggagttttgctgttggaatttggtcccattcttgccttatatagatttccagctgctgaagagttcgtggtcgtctttgacgtatttttcgtttaatgatgcgccaaatgttctctataggtgaaagatctggactgcaggcaggccaggttagcacccggactcttctacgacgaagccatgctgttgttatagctgcagtatgtggttttgcattgtcctgctgaaataaacaaggccttccctgaaatagacgttgtttggagggaagcatatgttgctctaaaacctttatataactttcagcattcacagagccttccaaaacatgcaagctgcccataccgtatgcacttatgcacccccataccatcagagatgctggattttgaactgaacgctgataacatgctggaaggtctccctcctctttagcctggaggacacggcgtccgtgatttcaaacaagaatgtcaaatttgaactcgtctgaccataaaacactattccactttgaaatagtccattttaaatgagccttggcccacaggacacgacggcgcttctggaccatattcacatatggcttcctttttgcatgatagagctttagttggcatctgctgatggcacggcggattgtgtttaccaacagtggtttctgaaagtattcctgggcccatttagtaatgtcattgacacaatcatgccgatgagtgatgcagtgtcgtctgagagcccgaagaccacgggcatccaataaaggtctccggccttgtcccttacgcacagagatttctccagtttctctgaatcttttgatgatgttatgcactgtagatgatgagatttgcaaagctttTGCAATTTgaagttgaggaacattgtttttaaagttttccacaatttttttacgcagtctttcacagattggagagcctctgcccatctttacttctgagagactctgcttctctaagacaaagcttttatagctaatcatgttacagacctgatatcaattaacttaattaatcactagatgttctcccagctgaatcttttcaaaactgcttgcatttttagccatttgttgcccccgtgccaacttttttgagacctgtagcaggcattaaattttaaatgagctaattaagtggataaaagtgtaaaatttctcagtttaaacatttgctacgttatctatgttctattgtgaataaaatattggctcatgtgatttgaaattcctttagttttcattttattaaaatttaaaaaacgtcccaacttttccggaattcgggttgtataaaagtttcactttttgaatgtaattagtgaaataaattaactttttgatgatattctaattatatgaccagcacctgtatctatctatctatctatctatctatctatctatctatctatctatctatctatctatctatctatctatctgtgtgtctgtctatctatcgagTGATcatctatctctgtctctctatctattGAGtgatcatctatctatctgtgtgtctatctatctatctattgagtgatcatctatctatctgtgtgtctatctatctatctattgagtgatcatctatctatctgtctgtctgataaGAATTCAATGTCTGCTGGAGGAAGGATGCATGTGACCCGGCCCAAGTCATCTAAGGGACGCAGCAGACCCATGATGGCTCCCCCTTCGAGTGAGGATTCACCTTCCCAGTCCTCGTCTCTTTCACCCCAACCTCCAGCCCCCAAGGCAAACGACAGGTTAAACCAATGCCTTCGATCCCGAGCCATTCTGAGACGCTGCAGCCAGCCTAGTACAGATATACTGACTGAAATCTTTGACAGACCCCCCGATGAGCCCGTCTCACTCAACAAATACAGGGTTCTCCCTTCCATCGAGAAGAAAACAGGTACGGAGCGGACGTTCTGTCAAGGTGACGGCAGCCGTGAGTTATGTCAACACACTTCACGTGTCCAGACAAAGGTCTGTCCAGATGTGACGTCAGGAAGTGAGACGGGTCCAGCTCCTCCAGAGGAATCAGGTCTGCTGCTGGCGATCAGAACGCCATGCGGTCAGAGGTTCAAGTGCCATTTTCGGCCAACTGACCAGCTCCAGGCAGTCCTTACAGCCGCTGAGGCTGAATTTGGGGAGAGGTTTGACAAGTGTATGATTGAGACTATGGATGTGCCACGCAGGACTTTTACAAACCTTACAATGACCTTGGCTCAGTGTGGCATCCTGAACAAATCGGTTTTATGCATTTCCCAAGATGACAGCAACATGGATTTAACTTGAAACTCTAATGTAGTTCAACTTTTTTTGGACACTATTAACACAAAGACAAACATTTAGTTTTTCTGTCCAACATTTCAAATTATGATTCAAAATCCTCATGATTAAATACATGATTTAACATGGAACAGCaagattattttgatggtaaaaTATTTATTcgtcccatatatatatatatatatatatatatacacacaactaCATATGTTCTGTTaaaaactgttattattttttttaattagctgaaAATTTACTGAATCTTAAAGCCTTCTAAgaatgtagaggagtttgtttcttcctcagaactgatttggagaaattaagaaTTCAATCACTTGATCACCAATGaatgctctgtagtgaatgggtgccgtcagaattagagtctaaacagctgataaaaatatcactcCTTTACAAAACACcagtccat is a genomic window of Carassius carassius chromosome 46, fCarCar2.1, whole genome shotgun sequence containing:
- the LOC132129051 gene encoding ceramide-1-phosphate transfer protein-like encodes the protein MADTFSLQRVLEKFRSSLSEEKEVYIKYYIAGWQELVAFMNSLGNVFSFISKDVVSKIQILENFLSGENRSHYVTIQSMVKYELENDLVDLTKRGSHPESGCRTLLRLHRALRWLELFLESLRTSSEYSKTSVMCSDAYNESLAQHHPWLIRKAVGVAFCALPGRDTFFDVMNAGDHTQVVALLGESLPLIAEVYQITEDLYAKNNLLELP
- the ubxn10 gene encoding UBX domain-containing protein 10, whose translation is MSAGGRMHVTRPKSSKGRSRPMMAPPSSEDSPSQSSSLSPQPPAPKANDRLNQCLRSRAILRRCSQPSTDILTEIFDRPPDEPVSLNKYRVLPSIEKKTGTERTFCQGDGSRELCQHTSRVQTKVCPDVTSGSETGPAPPEESGLLLAIRTPCGQRFKCHFRPTDQLQAVLTAAEAEFGERFDKCMIETMDVPRRTFTNLTMTLAQCGILNKSVLCISQDDSNMDLT